The proteins below are encoded in one region of Pseudonocardia sp. DSM 110487:
- a CDS encoding NADPH-dependent FMN reductase: protein MLLLGVSGSLRRGSHNRKLLDAAAACLPSSVTLRVFDGLAEIPPYIEDESAPSAVQRMRAALADADGLLFATPEYNGSVPGQLKNALDWASRPFPDNALRGRPTAVVGASTGLFGAVWAQAELRKVLHTAGADVLDDELPIGMADSAFTADGSLADPDHAAALARVVNRLLQRAGSPAGAVS, encoded by the coding sequence GTGCTGCTCCTCGGCGTGTCCGGGAGCCTGCGGCGCGGCTCCCACAATCGCAAGCTGCTCGACGCGGCCGCCGCGTGCCTGCCGTCGTCGGTCACGCTGCGCGTGTTCGATGGCCTGGCGGAGATCCCGCCCTACATCGAGGACGAGAGCGCACCCTCCGCCGTACAGCGGATGCGTGCGGCGCTCGCGGACGCGGACGGCCTGCTGTTCGCGACGCCGGAGTACAACGGCTCGGTGCCGGGCCAGCTCAAGAACGCGCTGGACTGGGCGTCGCGCCCGTTCCCTGACAACGCGCTGCGCGGCCGCCCCACCGCGGTCGTCGGAGCGTCGACGGGGCTGTTCGGGGCGGTGTGGGCGCAGGCCGAGCTGCGCAAGGTGCTGCACACCGCGGGTGCGGACGTCCTCGACGACGAGCTGCCGATCGGGATGGCGGACAGCGCGTTCACCGCGGACGGCTCACTCGCCGACCCGGACCATGCCGCCGCGCTGGCGCGCGTCGTGAACCGGTTGCTGCAGCGTGCCGGCAGCCCCGCGGGAGCGGTCTCGTGA
- a CDS encoding YceI family protein: MTVSTRPFVGTYVVDPVHSTVEFAVRHMGVSLFRARFEELSARLVAGDAQVRLEGSAPVESVSIRSPREFREHVVNGADFFDAGNHPEITVVADHVALHADGTAALRADLTIRGVTRSVIATGTYHAPIEGLGGQRRGALELTATVDRRDWGIDWQAPLPAGGDALGNEVRLTAHLELVEEA, from the coding sequence ATGACGGTCAGCACGCGCCCGTTCGTCGGGACCTACGTCGTCGACCCGGTGCACTCGACGGTCGAGTTCGCCGTCCGGCACATGGGGGTCTCGCTCTTCCGGGCCCGGTTCGAGGAGCTCTCGGCCCGCCTCGTGGCCGGCGACGCGCAGGTGCGGCTCGAGGGGTCGGCGCCGGTCGAGTCGGTCTCGATCCGAAGCCCGCGCGAGTTCCGGGAGCACGTCGTCAACGGCGCCGACTTCTTCGACGCGGGCAACCACCCCGAGATCACGGTCGTCGCCGACCACGTCGCGCTGCACGCCGACGGCACCGCCGCCCTCCGGGCCGACCTCACGATCCGCGGCGTCACCCGATCGGTCATCGCGACCGGCACCTACCACGCGCCCATCGAGGGCCTCGGCGGTCAGCGCAGGGGCGCCCTCGAGCTCACCGCCACCGTCGACCGCAGGGACTGGGGCATCGACTGGCAGGCGCCGCTCCCGGCCGGTGGCGACGCCCTCGGCAACGAGGTGCGGCTGACGGCGCACCTCGAGCTGGTCGAGGAGGCCTGA
- a CDS encoding TetR/AcrR family transcriptional regulator, which yields MATTAARRVLLPVVGQEPPERADAARNRRALLAAAHGIMVESGIDGLTMDRVAAAAGVGVGTVYRRFGDLGGLAFALLDDEEREFQSAYLSGPPPLGPGAPAAERIRAFLHATVDRMETAGELHSLAESRSRIARYTSGAYRTSRTHLLTLLREVQQHDPAYCADALLAVAGTNLILHQRRELGFSQARIKAGLDCVLSALLSRGACPGAGLPG from the coding sequence ATGGCGACCACGGCGGCGAGACGCGTGCTGCTGCCGGTCGTCGGCCAGGAGCCCCCTGAGCGCGCCGACGCGGCGCGCAACCGGCGTGCGCTACTCGCCGCTGCGCACGGGATCATGGTCGAGAGCGGCATCGACGGGCTGACCATGGACCGGGTGGCGGCCGCGGCCGGAGTCGGGGTGGGCACGGTCTACCGGCGGTTCGGCGATCTCGGCGGCCTCGCCTTCGCGCTGCTCGACGACGAGGAGCGGGAGTTCCAGAGCGCCTACCTGTCCGGTCCGCCACCGCTGGGGCCCGGGGCCCCGGCCGCCGAGCGGATCCGGGCCTTCCTGCACGCGACGGTGGACCGGATGGAGACCGCGGGGGAGTTGCACTCCCTCGCCGAGTCCCGGTCGCGGATCGCGCGTTACACCAGCGGTGCCTACCGCACCTCCCGCACGCACCTGCTCACGCTGCTGCGCGAGGTGCAGCAGCACGACCCGGCCTACTGCGCCGACGCGCTGCTCGCCGTCGCCGGCACCAACCTGATCCTCCACCAGCGCCGCGAGCTCGGGTTCTCGCAGGCTCGTATCAAGGCCGGGCTGGACTGCGTGCTCTCCGCGCTGCTGAGCCGGGGTGCCTGCCCCGGAGCGGGGCTGCCCGGCTGA
- a CDS encoding RidA family protein, with product MIEKREGDNLHPTSGYHHVTIASPGRLAFLAGQMPMDGTGTRVVGVGDLDRQVDVTVEHTLKALATAGARPEDVVRSVVYVVGGQEAAARAWHRFAESSIGAAFTSASTLLGVAALGFPDQLVELELTAALP from the coding sequence GTGATCGAAAAGCGCGAGGGCGACAACCTGCACCCGACCTCCGGATACCACCACGTGACCATCGCCAGTCCGGGCCGGCTCGCCTTCCTCGCCGGTCAGATGCCGATGGACGGGACGGGAACGCGGGTCGTGGGCGTCGGCGATCTCGATCGCCAGGTCGACGTCACCGTCGAGCACACCCTCAAAGCGCTCGCGACCGCCGGTGCGCGTCCTGAGGACGTCGTGCGGTCGGTCGTCTACGTGGTGGGCGGCCAGGAGGCGGCCGCCCGTGCGTGGCACCGCTTCGCGGAGTCGTCGATCGGCGCGGCGTTCACCAGCGCAAGCACCCTGCTCGGGGTGGCCGCGCTCGGTTTCCCGGATCAGCTGGTGGAACTGGAGCTGACCGCGGCTCTTCCCTGA
- a CDS encoding TetR/AcrR family transcriptional regulator: MVDEPGAAPESNTRARTRRAILDAAVRVLSQHTSASLSEVAAAAGVGRTTMHRYFPERADLLTGISNDLLEQVAAATERARPESGSAVAALERLCQAYFALGDGLLLTLNEPHLFTDPAWNAESEPDRALLRLVERGHAEGTIDPDLTPQWVQDVLWSLLYAAWMHARDNDVPEHDALALCLRTMRKAVAPDQGRAAVSSSSTS, encoded by the coding sequence GTGGTCGACGAGCCGGGCGCCGCTCCGGAGAGCAACACGCGCGCCCGGACGCGGCGCGCCATCCTCGACGCGGCCGTGCGGGTGCTGTCCCAGCACACGAGCGCGTCGCTCTCCGAGGTGGCCGCCGCGGCCGGCGTCGGGCGCACGACGATGCACCGCTACTTCCCGGAGCGGGCCGACCTGCTCACCGGCATCAGCAACGACCTCCTCGAACAGGTCGCCGCCGCCACCGAGCGCGCCCGCCCGGAGTCGGGATCGGCCGTGGCCGCGCTGGAGCGACTGTGCCAGGCCTACTTCGCTCTCGGCGACGGGCTCCTGCTCACCTTGAACGAGCCGCACCTGTTCACCGACCCGGCCTGGAACGCGGAAAGCGAGCCCGATCGGGCTTTGCTGCGGCTCGTGGAACGCGGGCACGCCGAGGGCACGATCGATCCCGATCTCACCCCGCAGTGGGTCCAGGACGTGCTGTGGTCGTTGCTCTACGCCGCGTGGATGCACGCCCGCGACAACGACGTGCCCGAGCACGACGCCCTCGCCCTCTGCCTGCGCACGATGCGCAAGGCCGTTGCGCCTGATCAGGGAAGAGCCGCGGTCAGCTCCAGTTCCACCAGCTGA
- a CDS encoding ABC transporter ATP-binding protein, which produces MSTPVPASGLSILRSFARPHLGTLALGLVLALAGSAMSLATPLVTKWVLDSLGASGSLAGPIGALLALLVFGAMIWIGQWTLLGTLGERVVLEARESMVRRFLRATVPALTRRPAGELITRVTSDTVLLREAVSSSVIGLVNGVVMLVGTLVLMAVLDLVLLATTVAAVLVVIVLFAALMPGIAKAQERVQEHVGRLGGVLETALRAIRTVKASRAEERLATGILGHAGEAMRHSVRGVRREAVAWTIAWSGIQLAIIVILGVGAWRVGLGLLEVSTLIAFLLYAFGLMEPITELSQNLTALQAGIAAAKRIRQVEELELETTGGAVAHVAAPVSEGPVLELPVLELPVLELRSVTAAYGPGRASAVQDVDLVIPARGHTAIVGPSGAGKTTMFALLLRFLEPQAGEIRLAGRPYREQTPDEVRARLAYVEQETPVVPGTIGGNLRFTHPDATDDELWAALERVRLREAVEALDGGLDAALTSSSLSGGQRQRIALARALVRTPEVLLLDEATAQVDGLTEAAVHDAIREQARLGAVVTVAHRLSTVVDADTIVVMEGGRIRARGTHDELLASDDLYRGLVAALRIDPQLVVAG; this is translated from the coding sequence ATGAGCACTCCGGTCCCCGCCTCCGGGTTGAGCATCCTCCGGTCGTTCGCCCGGCCGCACCTGGGCACGCTCGCGCTGGGGCTGGTGCTGGCGCTAGCCGGGTCGGCGATGAGCCTGGCCACGCCGCTCGTCACCAAATGGGTGCTGGATTCCCTCGGCGCGTCCGGGTCGCTCGCCGGTCCGATCGGCGCCCTGCTCGCGCTGCTCGTCTTCGGCGCAATGATCTGGATCGGGCAGTGGACCCTGCTCGGCACGCTGGGCGAGCGGGTCGTGCTGGAGGCGAGGGAGTCGATGGTGCGCCGGTTCCTGCGCGCCACGGTTCCGGCGCTCACCCGCAGGCCGGCCGGCGAGCTGATCACGCGGGTCACCTCCGACACGGTGCTGCTGCGCGAGGCGGTCTCGTCCAGCGTGATCGGGCTCGTCAACGGGGTCGTGATGCTCGTAGGCACGCTCGTGCTGATGGCGGTGCTCGACCTGGTGCTGCTGGCCACGACGGTGGCCGCGGTGCTCGTCGTCATCGTGCTGTTCGCGGCGCTGATGCCGGGGATCGCGAAGGCGCAGGAACGGGTGCAGGAGCACGTTGGGCGGCTCGGCGGCGTGCTGGAGACGGCGCTGCGGGCGATCCGCACGGTGAAGGCGAGCCGCGCCGAGGAGCGGCTGGCCACTGGCATCCTCGGCCATGCAGGGGAGGCGATGCGCCACAGCGTCCGCGGGGTGCGCCGCGAGGCGGTGGCCTGGACGATCGCGTGGTCGGGGATCCAGCTGGCGATCATCGTGATCCTCGGCGTCGGCGCATGGCGGGTGGGGCTCGGGCTGCTCGAGGTCTCCACCCTGATCGCGTTCCTGCTCTACGCGTTCGGGTTGATGGAGCCGATCACGGAGCTCAGCCAGAACCTCACGGCCCTGCAGGCCGGGATCGCCGCGGCCAAGCGGATCCGGCAGGTCGAGGAGCTCGAGCTGGAGACCACCGGGGGAGCGGTGGCGCACGTCGCAGCGCCCGTCAGTGAGGGGCCCGTGCTGGAGCTGCCCGTGCTCGAGTTGCCCGTGCTCGAGTTGCGCAGCGTCACCGCCGCCTACGGGCCCGGCCGGGCATCCGCCGTGCAGGACGTCGACCTGGTGATCCCCGCGCGCGGGCACACCGCGATCGTCGGCCCGTCGGGTGCGGGCAAGACCACGATGTTCGCCCTGCTCCTGCGGTTCCTCGAACCGCAGGCGGGTGAGATCCGGCTGGCCGGGCGCCCGTATCGCGAGCAGACGCCCGACGAGGTGCGCGCCCGCCTCGCCTACGTCGAGCAGGAGACACCGGTGGTGCCCGGCACCATCGGCGGCAACCTGCGCTTCACCCACCCCGACGCCACCGACGACGAGCTGTGGGCGGCACTGGAACGGGTGCGGCTACGGGAGGCGGTGGAGGCCCTCGACGGCGGGCTCGACGCGGCGCTGACCTCGTCATCGCTCTCCGGCGGGCAGCGGCAGCGCATCGCGCTCGCCCGCGCGCTGGTGCGTACCCCGGAGGTGCTGCTGCTGGACGAGGCCACTGCCCAGGTCGACGGGCTCACCGAGGCCGCCGTGCACGACGCGATCCGGGAGCAGGCCCGCCTGGGCGCGGTGGTCACGGTGGCGCACCGGCTGTCCACCGTTGTTGACGCCGACACGATCGTCGTGATGGAGGGCGGCCGCATTCGGGCCCGTGGGACGCACGACGAGCTGCTGGCCTCCGACGACCTGTACCGCGGCCTCGTGGCGGCCCTGCGGATCGACCCGCAGCTCGTGGTTGCCGGGTGA
- a CDS encoding DUF6766 family protein, which translates to MRRILRDNGVGLGFGALFLLTLAGQAFAGQAQYNDQQAAYGAEPVTVLQYVTSSTFAVDVVENWQSEYLQFFLYIFLTVWLVQRGSAESKDIEKVGPESDQDQKTGAFARDDSPAWARRQDWRGALFSRSLGIVMGTIFVLSWLAQSVAGWAAYNSEQLGNREDPVTWLAYLGEPDFWNRTLQNWQSEMLAVGSMAVLAVYLRQRGSPESKPVGAAHADTGETG; encoded by the coding sequence GTGCGGCGCATCCTGCGCGACAACGGCGTCGGCCTGGGCTTCGGCGCCCTGTTCCTGCTCACGCTCGCCGGGCAGGCGTTCGCCGGACAGGCGCAGTACAACGACCAGCAGGCCGCGTACGGCGCAGAGCCCGTGACGGTCCTGCAGTACGTGACGTCCTCGACGTTCGCCGTGGACGTCGTGGAGAACTGGCAGTCGGAGTACCTGCAGTTCTTCCTCTACATCTTCCTCACGGTCTGGCTCGTGCAGCGCGGCTCGGCGGAGTCGAAGGACATCGAGAAGGTCGGCCCCGAGTCGGACCAGGACCAGAAGACGGGAGCGTTCGCCAGGGACGACTCCCCGGCGTGGGCCCGTCGCCAGGACTGGCGCGGCGCGCTGTTCTCCCGCTCATTGGGCATCGTGATGGGCACGATCTTCGTGCTGTCCTGGCTCGCGCAGTCGGTGGCCGGCTGGGCGGCCTACAACTCCGAGCAGCTCGGCAACCGGGAGGACCCGGTCACGTGGCTCGCCTACCTCGGCGAGCCCGACTTCTGGAACCGCACCCTGCAGAACTGGCAGTCGGAGATGCTGGCGGTGGGCTCCATGGCCGTGCTCGCGGTCTACCTGCGCCAGCGCGGCTCACCGGAGTCGAAGCCGGTCGGCGCCGCGCACGCAGACACCGGCGAGACGGGCTGA
- a CDS encoding phosphodiester glycosidase family protein, whose amino-acid sequence MGAVLAVVLAFSTGVGDPPPEHGAERALAELGARTQLAPGVTHRGLRTTAAAGQVLGDVVEVDLTDPTVHADLIMPGAIAARSPVADMANRSGATAAINGDFFDIGRTNAPSGPAVADGRPLKSAVPPGRRMGPLVPGAEIDSVFTVGTDRVARIDRLRLEASVHGPSGTHEVVALNQYAVPVNGIGIFTPAWGDVDRAPTLCGTDGDRTAPCAVEQAEVLVRDGTVVHEGRPGRGRIPDGELALTGREKGAAVVRSLEVGDRVDVEYELVPESGHWPELAVGGSPIMFDGTPVRGLDDRERAPRSAVGTSAEGRHMWLLTLDGRQSDSVGATLHELSKLLRELGVDDAVNLDGGGSSTLVLRDPGATAVTIVNDPSGRSPRLVPNGIGIYTGSSELAFSPAGYWSLTWGGGERGCPWECPAVPSPVGPSA is encoded by the coding sequence ATGGGAGCGGTTCTCGCCGTGGTGCTGGCGTTCAGCACCGGCGTCGGCGATCCGCCGCCCGAGCACGGCGCCGAGCGGGCACTCGCCGAGCTCGGGGCGCGGACCCAGCTCGCCCCCGGCGTCACGCACCGCGGCCTCCGCACCACGGCGGCGGCCGGCCAGGTGCTCGGCGACGTCGTCGAGGTCGACCTCACCGACCCCACCGTGCACGCCGATCTGATCATGCCCGGGGCGATCGCCGCCCGTAGCCCGGTGGCGGACATGGCGAACCGCTCCGGTGCCACCGCGGCGATCAACGGCGACTTCTTCGACATCGGCCGCACCAACGCGCCGTCCGGCCCCGCCGTTGCCGACGGCCGCCCGCTGAAGTCCGCCGTGCCGCCCGGGCGCCGGATGGGGCCGCTCGTACCCGGCGCCGAGATCGACTCCGTGTTCACCGTCGGGACGGACCGGGTGGCCCGCATCGACCGGCTGCGGCTCGAGGCGAGCGTGCACGGCCCGTCCGGGACGCACGAGGTCGTCGCGCTCAACCAGTACGCCGTGCCGGTGAACGGGATCGGCATCTTCACCCCGGCATGGGGCGACGTGGACCGGGCCCCCACGCTGTGCGGCACCGACGGCGACCGCACTGCCCCGTGCGCCGTCGAGCAGGCCGAGGTGCTCGTGCGCGACGGCACCGTCGTGCACGAGGGGCGGCCGGGCCGCGGCCGCATCCCCGACGGCGAGCTGGCACTGACCGGCCGCGAGAAGGGGGCGGCGGTGGTGCGGTCGCTCGAGGTGGGCGACCGGGTCGACGTCGAGTACGAGCTGGTGCCGGAGAGCGGGCACTGGCCCGAACTCGCCGTCGGCGGCAGCCCGATCATGTTCGACGGCACGCCGGTGCGCGGCCTCGACGACCGCGAGCGCGCACCCCGCAGCGCGGTCGGGACCAGCGCCGAAGGGCGCCACATGTGGCTGCTGACCCTCGACGGACGCCAGTCCGACAGCGTCGGGGCCACCCTGCACGAGCTCTCGAAGCTGCTGCGCGAGCTGGGGGTGGACGACGCGGTCAACCTCGACGGCGGCGGCTCGTCGACGCTCGTGCTGCGCGATCCCGGTGCCACCGCGGTGACGATCGTCAACGATCCGTCCGGCCGCTCGCCGCGCCTCGTCCCCAACGGGATCGGGATCTACACCGGATCGAGCGAGCTGGCCTTCAGTCCTGCCGGGTACTGGTCGTTGACGTGGGGTGGAGGTGAACGAGGGTGTCCATGGGAGTGTCCAGCCGTACCGAGTCCAGTAGGGCCGTCGGCATGA
- a CDS encoding aldo/keto reductase, with the protein MIEWQRPLGSTGLTVSAVCAGTGVLGSMPGAFGYEVPAQRGIDTVTRVLAGPITCLDTSNGYSDGESERRVGAALAAAGGVPDGFVVATKVDPDGDDFSGARVRRSLEESLDRLGMSRVPLLYLHDPERISFDDATAPGGPVEELLRIRDEGLAEHVGVAGGPAALMERYVRTGAFEVLITHNRWTLLDRSAGGLIDAAVERGVAVVNAACFGGGILVKGSAGSDRYAYRTAHPEVLEAVRGMEAACARHGVPLAAAALQFSLRDPRIASTVVGFSRPERIDECVVQAGTPIPDELWPELEALLPSSDRWLH; encoded by the coding sequence ATGATCGAATGGCAGCGGCCGCTGGGCAGCACCGGGCTCACCGTGTCGGCCGTGTGCGCCGGCACCGGCGTGCTGGGGAGCATGCCGGGGGCGTTCGGCTACGAGGTGCCTGCGCAGCGCGGGATCGACACGGTCACGCGCGTGCTCGCCGGGCCGATCACCTGCCTCGACACGTCCAACGGGTACAGCGACGGCGAGAGCGAGCGGCGGGTCGGGGCGGCGCTGGCAGCGGCCGGTGGGGTGCCCGACGGTTTCGTGGTGGCCACGAAGGTCGACCCGGACGGCGACGACTTCTCCGGCGCCCGCGTGCGGCGCTCGCTCGAGGAGAGCCTCGACCGGCTCGGCATGTCCCGCGTGCCGCTGCTGTACCTGCACGACCCCGAACGGATCTCGTTCGACGACGCGACGGCGCCCGGCGGGCCGGTGGAGGAGTTGCTGCGCATCCGCGACGAGGGGCTCGCCGAGCACGTCGGTGTCGCGGGCGGCCCCGCCGCGCTGATGGAGCGCTACGTCCGCACCGGCGCGTTCGAGGTGCTCATCACGCACAACCGCTGGACCCTGCTCGACCGCTCGGCAGGCGGGCTCATCGACGCCGCCGTGGAGCGGGGAGTCGCCGTGGTGAACGCGGCCTGCTTCGGCGGCGGGATCCTGGTGAAGGGCAGCGCCGGATCGGACCGATACGCCTACCGGACGGCACACCCGGAGGTGCTCGAAGCGGTGCGCGGCATGGAGGCCGCCTGCGCGCGGCACGGGGTCCCGCTCGCGGCGGCGGCGCTGCAGTTCTCGCTGCGCGATCCCCGGATCGCGTCGACGGTGGTCGGCTTCTCCCGCCCGGAGCGCATCGACGAATGCGTCGTGCAGGCCGGCACCCCGATCCCCGACGAGCTGTGGCCGGAGCTGGAGGCGCTGCTCCCGAGCAGCGACCGCTGGCTGCACTGA
- a CDS encoding LysR family transcriptional regulator, translating to MTVQSSYMFDLRRLHVLRVVHQLGTVTAAAGSLHLTPSAVSQQLRQLAHELDVPLLEPDGRRVRLTPAALTLLRHADEIAARWEAARGDLQAGAGRAPAVLRMAGFTSSLRTLVVPAVAHLREQEPGLSVRIMEVETASAFGRLLTGEIDIAVTLPNQGGPPLDDPRFEQETLLDEPLDLLVARGHRLTGVGQVALEEAAHEPWILPAPDTCDHQEITAAACAAAGFTPKVAHEAMDWPAVAAIVACGLGVCLKPRLVRVPAELPVVAVPLAGAVTPSRRLLTCTRRGCRAQPHIAAGLDALAAAATMATAPRIRPAS from the coding sequence GTGACCGTACAATCCAGCTACATGTTCGACCTGCGCCGCCTGCACGTCCTGCGCGTCGTCCACCAGCTGGGCACGGTCACGGCCGCGGCGGGTTCGCTGCACCTCACGCCGTCGGCCGTCTCGCAGCAGCTGCGCCAGCTCGCCCACGAGCTCGACGTGCCGCTGCTCGAGCCCGACGGCCGCCGCGTCCGGCTCACCCCGGCCGCGCTCACGCTGCTCCGCCACGCGGACGAGATCGCTGCCCGGTGGGAGGCCGCCCGGGGTGACCTGCAGGCGGGCGCCGGTCGTGCCCCGGCGGTCCTGCGGATGGCGGGGTTCACCAGCAGCCTGCGGACGCTGGTCGTCCCCGCGGTGGCACACCTGCGCGAGCAGGAGCCCGGCCTCAGCGTCCGGATCATGGAAGTGGAGACCGCCTCGGCGTTCGGCAGGCTGCTCACCGGCGAGATCGACATCGCGGTGACGCTGCCCAACCAGGGCGGTCCCCCGCTCGACGACCCGCGCTTCGAGCAGGAGACGCTGCTCGACGAGCCCCTCGACCTCCTCGTGGCGCGCGGCCACCGGCTGACGGGCGTCGGGCAGGTCGCCCTCGAAGAGGCCGCGCACGAACCGTGGATCCTGCCGGCCCCCGACACCTGCGACCACCAGGAGATCACCGCGGCCGCCTGCGCCGCCGCCGGCTTCACCCCGAAGGTGGCGCACGAGGCGATGGACTGGCCCGCGGTGGCCGCGATCGTCGCCTGCGGGCTGGGGGTGTGCCTCAAGCCGCGGCTCGTGCGGGTGCCGGCCGAGCTGCCGGTGGTGGCCGTACCGCTCGCCGGCGCGGTCACCCCGAGTCGACGGCTGCTCACCTGCACCCGCCGCGGCTGCCGCGCCCAGCCGCACATCGCGGCCGGCCTCGACGCCCTCGCTGCGGCGGCGACGATGGCGACCGCCCCGCGGATCCGCCCGGCGAGCTGA
- a CDS encoding Ku protein — protein sequence MARAIWTGAISFGLVSIPVGLFSATEDHTVHFHQFERGTSDRIRYQRVNERTGKEVEYSDIVKGREVGDGEYVLVEPDELADIAPGRSRTIDIQTFVDLDEIDPIFFQKTYWLAPTDERYERPYALLREAMTRTNRAGIATFVMRGKEYLTALRADGEVLALETLFFADEIRDRSNLDLPGSTKPKGKELDMATGLIEAMSEAWKPKEFRDTYTERVEKLIEDKRKGREIVTEAEPPEPTAMSDLIAALERSVADARGGGKSQKGKKGKATSDGAPDLSELSKSELAAMARELDIKGRSSMSRPKLEKAIAAASGAAPQRRRKAS from the coding sequence ATGGCACGGGCTATCTGGACAGGCGCGATCTCCTTCGGGTTGGTCTCCATCCCCGTCGGGCTGTTCAGCGCCACCGAGGACCACACGGTCCACTTCCACCAGTTCGAGCGCGGCACGTCCGACCGCATCCGCTACCAGCGGGTCAACGAGCGGACGGGCAAAGAGGTGGAGTACTCCGACATCGTGAAAGGCCGCGAGGTGGGCGACGGCGAGTACGTGCTCGTGGAGCCCGACGAGCTGGCCGACATCGCGCCCGGCCGGTCCCGCACGATCGACATCCAGACGTTCGTGGACCTCGACGAGATCGACCCGATCTTCTTCCAGAAGACGTACTGGCTCGCCCCGACCGACGAGCGGTACGAGCGCCCGTACGCCCTGCTCCGCGAGGCGATGACCCGGACGAACCGGGCCGGCATCGCCACGTTCGTGATGCGCGGCAAGGAGTACCTCACGGCGCTACGGGCCGACGGCGAGGTGCTCGCGCTGGAGACGCTGTTCTTCGCCGACGAGATCCGGGACCGCTCGAACCTCGACCTCCCCGGGAGTACCAAGCCCAAGGGTAAGGAGCTGGACATGGCGACCGGGCTCATCGAGGCGATGAGCGAGGCGTGGAAGCCGAAGGAGTTCCGCGACACCTACACCGAGCGCGTCGAGAAGCTGATCGAGGACAAGCGGAAGGGCCGAGAGATCGTGACCGAGGCGGAGCCGCCTGAGCCGACGGCGATGTCCGACCTGATCGCCGCTCTCGAGCGCAGCGTCGCCGATGCAAGGGGCGGGGGGAAGTCGCAGAAGGGGAAGAAGGGGAAGGCCACCAGCGACGGGGCGCCCGACCTGTCCGAGCTGAGCAAGAGCGAACTCGCGGCGATGGCCCGCGAGCTCGACATCAAGGGGCGCTCCTCGATGAGCAGGCCGAAGCTGGAGAAGGCGATCGCCGCGGCATCGGGGGCGGCGCCGCAGCGACGCCGGAAGGCGTCGTGA
- a CDS encoding endonuclease domain-containing protein, with amino-acid sequence MRRGQLDPAETTWRRGCRLTTPVRTAFDLARWAPTLVEKVVAVDALAYRHRFTVDVVRELARRHFGVHGSADLPRVLALANPLAESPMETRIRVALVLAGLPVPAVQHRVRGFGRSHRLDLAYPDVLLAIEYDGANHLDPGRARRDLAREAVLTRLGWTVLRFDAHTVLHDPDRVVAVVRAELRRRGVDC; translated from the coding sequence GTGCGGCGCGGACAGCTGGATCCCGCCGAAACCACATGGCGGCGCGGCTGCCGGCTCACCACTCCGGTGCGCACGGCGTTCGACCTCGCCCGCTGGGCTCCGACGCTCGTCGAGAAGGTGGTCGCCGTCGACGCGCTCGCGTACCGGCACCGGTTCACTGTCGATGTCGTCCGCGAGTTGGCACGGCGCCATTTCGGCGTGCACGGGAGCGCCGACCTGCCTCGCGTGCTGGCGCTCGCGAACCCGCTCGCGGAGTCGCCGATGGAGACCCGCATCCGCGTCGCGCTCGTCCTCGCCGGGCTTCCCGTCCCCGCAGTGCAGCACCGCGTCAGGGGATTCGGCCGCTCCCACCGGCTGGACCTCGCGTACCCGGACGTCCTGCTCGCGATCGAGTACGACGGCGCCAATCATCTCGACCCCGGCCGCGCTCGCCGCGACCTCGCCCGAGAGGCGGTACTGACCCGCTTGGGGTGGACGGTGCTGCGATTCGATGCCCACACCGTGCTCCACGATCCGGACCGGGTGGTCGCGGTCGTGCGAGCTGAACTCCGGCGTCGCGGAGTGGACTGCTGA